In a genomic window of Labeo rohita strain BAU-BD-2019 chromosome 20, IGBB_LRoh.1.0, whole genome shotgun sequence:
- the mrpl19 gene encoding 39S ribosomal protein L19, mitochondrial: MAACTRRTQEMMSLLRILRSFPQNERLLSTSVMRRAAASDGPPKFTPPAKPVIIDKTQKEASLRRFLSPEFIPPRQRTNPVKFSAERKDMIQRRKVLNIPEFYVGSILAVTMTDPHVNGNLNRFVGICIQRSGKGLGATFILRNVVDGQGVEICYELYSPRVRKIEVLKLEKRLDDNLMYLRDALPEYSTFDFDMQPVHYEITGDVPVSQLKVKMKPKPWSKRWERPKFNIRGIRFDLCLTPEMMEHAQKWAEPWRPYDMLKEYDTSRLEEQILKEVQENLRK; the protein is encoded by the exons ATGGCGGCGTGCACAAGGAGGACGCAAGAAATGATGAGTTTGCTACGGATTTTAAGAAGTTTTCCTCAGAACGAAC gaCTTCTGTCGACGTCTGTGATGAGGCGCGCTGCGGCGTCAGATGGACCTCCAAAATTTACCCCTCCAGCCAAACCAGTTATCATAGACAAAACACAGAAAGAAGCATCTCTGCGAcg GTTTTTGAGTCCAGAGTTCATCCCTCCTCGTCAACGCACAAACCCTGTGAAATTTTCAGCAGAACGGAAAGACATGATACAGAGACGGAAAGTTCTCAACATTCCAGAGTTTTATGTTG GCAGTATTTTAGCAGTGACCATGACTGATCCTCACGTGAATGGGAACTTGAATCGCTTCGTTGGAATCTGCATTCAGCGCTCTGGAAAAGGATTGGGTGCTACTTTCATACTTAGGAATGTGGTCGATGGccagg GAGTGGAGATATGCTATGAGCTGTACAGTCCACGTGTGCGTAAGATTGAAGTGTTAAAGCTGGAGAAGAGACTGGACGACAATCTTATGTACTTGAGAGATGCTCTTCCTGAATATAGCACTTTTGACTTTGACATGCAACCTGTCCATTATGAGATAACAGGAGATGTTCCAGTCAGTcag ttaaaagtaaaaatgaagcCAAAGCCGTGGTCTAAACGTTGGGAGCGTCCCAAGTTTAACATTAGAGGTATCCGCTTTGACCTATGTTTGACCCCGGAGATGATGGAGCATGCTCAGAAATGGGCAGAACCGTGGAGGCCGTACGATATGCTGAAGGAATATGACACATCAAGACTGGAGGAACAGATCCTTAAGGAGGTACAGGAAAATCTCAGAAAGTAA